In Arthrobacter sp. NicSoilB4, a single genomic region encodes these proteins:
- a CDS encoding MarR family transcriptional regulator, which yields MYSAGVSPGPSSGHSPSQAWAALAPLLAGQPRVRFSRDAGKTYPQKHERALTEALPTFPAAVRIFGKDGTCAAIFLDFDSSVAGIDWVLADVRAVQTWLHSVGARWIEDYSPNGGRHVYIPLAQRVTFTEARDLVEALGTRYRTLDKTPHQNLLHGCMRTPGSPHKRGGHQELAMSLSMAYDIARRPNTAATWSAMTADLAGEIGAVRALRLEQAFTPETVDAPAIKLPAGRMSRVMQLMAQTGLYDSNRYASDSDARQAIVTGAAAAGLELVDVERRMMQGTWPGLASFYARYASRHRVPALRRDWINAVAYLKKSANGQGNNNDRRSPTSQPNTQPPQLKGLSQISDPDAEHRFIRTWRNALRIREVNYQESRTGMARRMVLRSLGMAAHMTSSRFIEFGVRSIAVATGLDHTTVALHLKALRSEKDPLVTLVEEGRGTKGDLYMLTVPEVLKKAAEDASWQKGKIHALRPVFRELGLPAAFVYEALEHSPAIATAEIVRVTRLSRTAVNEALEILAAWNLVARNARRAWSVVATTSLKQLAEHLGVLEAVAAQLQRYKNDRIIWCEWLAKNVNTVAELLSPGEDYPWEAFEGPPDEWALADMAFTRSG from the coding sequence ATGTACAGCGCTGGCGTGTCGCCCGGGCCATCCTCCGGGCATAGCCCCTCCCAGGCGTGGGCTGCGCTGGCGCCTCTTCTCGCAGGCCAGCCCAGAGTTCGTTTCTCACGGGACGCCGGTAAGACTTACCCGCAGAAGCACGAACGGGCACTGACTGAGGCGCTTCCCACGTTCCCTGCCGCGGTCCGCATCTTCGGTAAAGACGGAACCTGCGCCGCGATCTTCCTCGACTTCGACTCCTCCGTTGCCGGCATTGACTGGGTCCTTGCCGACGTCCGCGCCGTCCAGACCTGGCTGCACTCGGTCGGCGCCCGCTGGATTGAGGACTACTCCCCCAACGGCGGCCGCCACGTCTACATCCCGCTCGCGCAGCGGGTCACCTTCACTGAAGCGCGTGATCTCGTCGAGGCGCTGGGCACCCGGTACCGGACCCTGGACAAGACCCCGCACCAGAACCTTCTCCACGGCTGCATGCGAACCCCGGGTTCACCGCACAAGCGCGGCGGCCACCAGGAACTCGCGATGAGCCTGTCTATGGCTTACGACATTGCCCGCCGGCCCAACACTGCCGCCACCTGGTCCGCCATGACAGCTGACCTGGCGGGGGAGATCGGCGCCGTCCGGGCGCTGCGCCTCGAGCAGGCCTTCACCCCGGAAACCGTCGATGCCCCGGCAATCAAGCTTCCGGCCGGCCGGATGTCCCGGGTCATGCAGCTGATGGCCCAGACCGGGCTCTACGACTCGAACCGGTACGCCTCCGATTCGGATGCCCGCCAGGCGATCGTCACCGGGGCCGCGGCCGCCGGCCTCGAGCTCGTGGACGTGGAGCGCCGGATGATGCAGGGGACCTGGCCGGGACTTGCATCCTTCTACGCACGCTACGCCTCCCGGCACCGCGTCCCGGCGCTGCGGCGTGACTGGATCAATGCGGTCGCCTATCTCAAAAAGTCAGCCAACGGGCAAGGCAATAACAATGACCGTAGATCCCCCACAAGCCAGCCAAATACACAGCCCCCACAACTAAAGGGCCTTTCCCAAATTTCGGATCCCGATGCAGAGCATCGGTTCATCCGGACCTGGCGTAACGCGCTACGAATCAGGGAGGTGAACTACCAGGAATCACGTACAGGAATGGCACGAAGAATGGTGCTCAGGTCGCTGGGGATGGCAGCGCACATGACATCGTCCCGGTTCATCGAATTCGGGGTCCGGTCTATTGCGGTCGCCACCGGCCTCGACCACACCACGGTGGCCCTGCATTTGAAGGCGCTGCGCAGCGAGAAAGACCCATTGGTCACCTTGGTGGAGGAAGGCCGCGGGACGAAGGGCGATCTGTATATGCTGACCGTCCCCGAGGTGCTGAAGAAGGCAGCCGAGGATGCGTCCTGGCAGAAAGGGAAAATCCATGCCCTGCGCCCGGTCTTCAGGGAACTGGGGCTGCCGGCGGCATTCGTCTACGAAGCCCTGGAGCACTCCCCCGCCATTGCTACCGCCGAGATCGTCCGGGTCACCCGTCTGTCCCGGACCGCGGTAAACGAGGCGCTGGAAATACTCGCCGCCTGGAACTTGGTGGCACGGAACGCCCGCCGCGCCTGGTCGGTCGTGGCCACGACTTCGCTCAAGCAGCTCGCCGAACACCTCGGGGTGCTCGAAGCGGTCGCCGCCCAGCTGCAGCGCTACAAGAACGACCGGATCATCTGGTGTGAATGGCTCGCGAAGAACGTCAACACCGTCGCCGAGCTCCTCTCCCCCGGCGAAGACTATCCGTGGGAAGCGTTTGAGGGCCCACCGGATGAATGGGCCCTCGCCGACATGGCATTCACAAGGTCAGGGTAG
- a CDS encoding ParA family protein has protein sequence MQTIMVYSESGGATKTTTAVSLAAVTAASGRKVVLVDLDPRAAASKWIGVEPKEDGLHVGAILGDSDPEGWAQDLAVESSWFPNLRVVPSARSVSNREADRADHAELRLRTSLIGIDADVVIIDCPNRQGGPLTLSALNAADTIVYAAGATVDGVDGVAGARKSVEQFRMSRKRIGAPDNLHEVGIVVGAVASTVMSRIAVASIEELRETGMLLTPLVPHRTIVQEMRMTQEWYGEYRKGQPVVAAYNELMKEIIR, from the coding sequence ATGCAAACAATCATGGTTTACAGCGAGTCTGGCGGTGCCACGAAGACGACAACTGCGGTGTCCCTGGCAGCAGTCACGGCCGCTTCAGGACGCAAAGTTGTGCTTGTCGACCTCGATCCGCGAGCCGCCGCGAGCAAGTGGATCGGTGTGGAGCCTAAAGAGGATGGCCTCCACGTCGGCGCCATACTTGGTGACTCAGATCCGGAGGGTTGGGCCCAGGACCTCGCCGTGGAGTCGAGCTGGTTCCCGAACCTGCGTGTCGTTCCCTCCGCCCGCAGTGTGTCCAACCGCGAAGCAGACCGCGCCGACCATGCCGAACTACGTCTGCGCACCTCGCTCATCGGCATCGACGCCGACGTCGTCATAATCGACTGCCCAAACCGCCAAGGCGGCCCGCTGACCCTCTCCGCGCTGAACGCCGCCGACACGATCGTGTACGCGGCTGGGGCCACCGTGGACGGGGTTGACGGCGTGGCCGGAGCCCGCAAGAGCGTCGAGCAGTTCCGCATGTCCCGTAAGCGCATCGGAGCCCCGGACAACTTGCACGAGGTCGGCATCGTCGTCGGTGCCGTCGCCTCGACCGTCATGTCCCGCATCGCGGTGGCCAGCATCGAAGAACTCCGCGAGACCGGAATGCTACTGACCCCGCTGGTCCCGCACCGCACCATCGTCCAGGAGATGCGCATGACGCAGGAATGGTACGGGGAATACCGCAAGGGCCAGCCCGTCGTGGCCGCCTACAACGAACTGATGAAGGAGATCATCCGATGA